One genomic segment of Rubritalea squalenifaciens DSM 18772 includes these proteins:
- a CDS encoding PEP-CTERM sorting domain-containing protein (PEP-CTERM proteins occur, often in large numbers, in the proteomes of bacteria that also encode an exosortase, a predicted intramembrane cysteine proteinase. The presence of a PEP-CTERM domain at a protein's C-terminus predicts cleavage within the sorting domain, followed by covalent anchoring to some some component of the (usually Gram-negative) cell surface. Many PEP-CTERM proteins exhibit an unusual sequence composition that includes large numbers of potential glycosylation sites. Expression of one such protein has been shown restore the ability of a bacterium to form floc, a type of biofilm.) yields MKYPHLLPLLACTLGSAQAATTLLDVQLSRTEAPRSEANLGTVGITTFNAGNPGPASQTITYTITGLTLDSVGSGDDEVVITMGIVATSTSGAVTGIGAAFGAWGVEDGTGTASLVDPDEALSFSITAASVNLGAGAFETAEINFDGFTGFAALNVGAGETFNIANTNSNDVTNFEAAPLPNDPDEGAANIYTFTGTEDSFTVEGNTGAMRYAYITGGFTIDTIPEPSSTSLLGLAGLSLILRRKR; encoded by the coding sequence ATGAAATATCCTCATCTACTCCCGCTCTTAGCATGCACCCTCGGCAGCGCCCAAGCGGCTACGACGCTGCTTGATGTCCAGCTCAGCCGGACCGAAGCCCCCCGATCAGAAGCCAATCTCGGCACCGTGGGCATTACCACGTTCAACGCCGGTAACCCTGGCCCCGCCAGCCAGACGATTACCTACACGATCACTGGCCTGACTCTCGACTCCGTGGGTAGCGGTGATGATGAAGTGGTGATCACCATGGGCATTGTCGCCACTTCGACTTCTGGCGCGGTCACAGGCATTGGAGCAGCCTTTGGAGCCTGGGGAGTGGAGGATGGCACGGGCACCGCCTCACTCGTCGACCCGGACGAAGCTCTTTCCTTTTCCATCACCGCCGCCAGCGTCAACCTGGGAGCGGGTGCCTTTGAAACCGCAGAGATCAACTTCGATGGGTTCACTGGCTTCGCCGCCCTCAATGTAGGAGCGGGTGAAACATTCAACATTGCGAACACCAACTCGAATGACGTGACCAACTTTGAAGCAGCACCTCTCCCGAACGACCCGGACGAGGGCGCGGCGAATATCTACACCTTCACGGGTACTGAGGATTCCTTCACTGTTGAGGGCAATACCGGGGCCATGCGTTACGCCTATATCACCGGCGGCTTTACCATAGACACCATTCCTGAGCCCTCCAGCACCTCCTTACTAGGCCTAGCAGGCCTGTCACTGATTCTCAGACGGAAAAGATAA
- a CDS encoding PEP-CTERM sorting domain-containing protein (PEP-CTERM proteins occur, often in large numbers, in the proteomes of bacteria that also encode an exosortase, a predicted intramembrane cysteine proteinase. The presence of a PEP-CTERM domain at a protein's C-terminus predicts cleavage within the sorting domain, followed by covalent anchoring to some some component of the (usually Gram-negative) cell surface. Many PEP-CTERM proteins exhibit an unusual sequence composition that includes large numbers of potential glycosylation sites. Expression of one such protein has been shown restore the ability of a bacterium to form floc, a type of biofilm.), which yields MYRKCLLLSLTLGAFATSSAQAVIVKLDFGTGATNVESGYSQFVASEGAMDTISGYTFTLQSRDTDIVASNKSLAGAAAPQDLNYDYAATTFNGVGGNYISILITGLPDGTLDLTAYFDYNSGFNLPQDVLFGVQGETLDLIADNAFRGTSVSTGSPINITAGETYELRVLEQGNANLAYISGLDLDVVPIPEPSSTALLGLAGLSLILRRRK from the coding sequence ATGTATCGTAAATGCCTACTACTCAGCCTGACTCTGGGAGCATTCGCCACCTCCAGCGCGCAGGCGGTCATCGTGAAACTTGATTTCGGCACTGGTGCCACCAACGTGGAATCTGGCTACAGCCAGTTCGTCGCCAGTGAAGGTGCCATGGATACCATCAGCGGCTACACCTTTACCCTGCAGTCCAGAGACACGGACATCGTGGCCAGCAACAAATCGCTTGCCGGTGCCGCAGCTCCTCAGGACCTCAACTACGATTACGCCGCCACCACCTTCAACGGCGTTGGAGGCAACTACATCAGCATCCTGATCACGGGACTTCCTGACGGCACGCTGGATTTAACCGCCTACTTCGATTACAACTCAGGGTTCAACCTGCCTCAGGATGTGCTCTTCGGTGTGCAGGGAGAAACCTTGGACCTCATCGCTGACAATGCCTTCCGCGGAACTAGTGTCTCCACTGGTTCTCCCATCAACATCACAGCAGGGGAAACCTACGAGCTCAGAGTCCTGGAACAGGGCAATGCCAACCTGGCCTATATCAGCGGCCTCGACCTCGATGTCGTCCCCATCCCTGAGCCCTCCAGCACCGCACTACTAGGGCTCGCAGGCTTGTCGCTGATCCTGCGCCGCAGGAAGTAA
- a CDS encoding DUF642 domain-containing protein has product MKHLLSLTCMLAALPAQAALFTNGDFELGTNPDASGWVRTGTSNQVAVKSSINAYNAGPSSGTRYVQFGQAGSTGGSIAQTFDTIIGMTYEVTFDFGKYGPTAGQDAVLQVSVDNLAGTIQTYTDTTGSTYTSSTAMSPTYEDTVDQIFTFTASNSSTTLTFLDASTNGSSTDMGLDNIRVAAVPEPSSTALIGLAGLGFILRRKRA; this is encoded by the coding sequence ATGAAACACCTCTTATCTCTCACATGTATGTTGGCAGCTCTGCCTGCTCAAGCCGCCCTTTTCACTAATGGAGACTTTGAGCTCGGCACAAATCCTGACGCCTCTGGCTGGGTACGAACCGGCACAAGTAATCAAGTCGCCGTAAAGAGCTCCATCAACGCCTACAACGCCGGTCCGAGTAGCGGCACCAGATATGTACAATTCGGCCAGGCTGGCAGCACTGGCGGCTCGATTGCCCAGACCTTCGATACCATCATTGGAATGACTTACGAAGTGACCTTTGACTTTGGCAAGTATGGACCAACAGCTGGACAGGACGCCGTACTCCAAGTCTCTGTAGACAACCTAGCCGGCACCATCCAAACCTACACAGACACCACTGGCTCAACTTACACCTCTTCGACAGCAATGAGCCCCACCTACGAGGACACCGTGGACCAGATTTTCACCTTCACCGCTTCGAATTCCTCCACGACACTTACCTTCCTAGATGCTTCTACCAACGGCTCCTCTACAGATATGGGTTTAGATAATATTCGTGTGGCTGCAGTCCCTGAGCCGTCCAGCACCGCTCTCATTGGCCTGGCTGGATTAGGCTTCATCCTGCGCCGCAAACGCGCCTGA